From a single Dysidea avara chromosome 14, odDysAvar1.4, whole genome shotgun sequence genomic region:
- the LOC136244427 gene encoding uncharacterized protein, with protein sequence MDVLCQVFIHHNDDDCVTTFSYSLQASVVHSGTDAASGHYVAYILINDKWFLFDDTNITQVCEVHVLKQQSYILIYQRTNKFEELGKTSLTNETMANRMKGNNCKSDILKYKQASSGGQTCPVSGSFKTNPLNQPHLGVSSQPLSATSHKSVPVSSCQLVPVSIHQSVPVLPCKSVPASSRQSVPELSHKSVPPSLYQSVPVSSPQSVLVSSSQSVLVSSSQSVPVLSHQSISESLCQSLPELSPQTVPVSSHQSLPVPTPQSVPVSSPQSVPLSPHQSLPVSTSQSVPVSSPQSVPLSPHQSLPVSTPQSVPMSSPQSVPVSSLQSMPPSSLQSVLVSSHQSLPVSTPQSVPVSSPQSVSVSSLQSVSLSSSQSVPVSSPPVLSGQSMPYLCISQQQCC encoded by the exons ATGGATGTTCTTTGTCAAGTATTCATTCATCACAATGAT GATGATTGTGTCACCACGTTTAGCTACAGCTTGCAAGCTTCAGTTGTACATAGTGGAACAGATGCAGCAAGTGGTCATTATGTTGCTTATATACTCATCAATGATAAATGGTTTCTATTTGACGACACAAATATTACCCAAGTTTGTGAAGTTCATGTATTAAAACAACAATCATACATACTGATTTATCAGAGAACTAATAAATTTGAAGAG CTTGGTAAGACCAGCCTAACTAATGAAACCATGGCAAACAGAATGAAAGGAAACAA TTGTAAGTCAGATATTCTAAAGTATAAACAAGCAAGTAGTGGTGGTCAGACATGTCCAGTAAGCGGTTCATTTAAAACAAATCCACTAAATCAG CCACACCTTGGAGTATCATCTCAGCCATtgtcagcaacatcacataAATCAGTGCCAGTATCATCATGTCAGTTAGTGCCAGTGTCGATACATCAGTCAGTGCCAGTATTGCCATGTAAGTCAGTTCCGGCATCATCACGCCAGTCAGTGCCAGAATTGTCACATAAATCAGTTCCACCATCGTTATACCAGTCAGTGCCAGTGTCATCACCTCAGTCAGTGCTAGTGTCATCAAGTCAGTCAGTGCTAGTGTCATCAAGTCAGTCAGTGCCAGTGTTGTCACATCAGTCAATATCAGAATCATTGTGTCAGTCATTGCCAGAATTGTCACCTCAAACAGTGCCAGTGTCATCACATCAGTCATTGCCAGTGCCAACACCTCAGTCTGTGCCAGTGTCATCACCTCAGTCAGTGCCATTGTCACCACATCAGTCATTGCCAGTGTCAACATCTCAGTCTGTGCCAGTGTCATCACCTCAGTCAGTGCCATTGTCACCACATCAGTCATTGCCAGTGTCAACACCTCAGTCTGTGCCAATGTCATCACCTCAGTCAGTGCCAGTATCATCACTTCAGTCAATGCCACCGTCCTCACTTCAGTCAGTGCTAGTGTCATCACATCAGTCATTGCCAGTGTCAACACCTCAGTCTGTGCCAGTGTCATCACCTCAGTCAGTGTCAGTATCATCACTTCAGTCAGTGTCACTGTCATCAAGTCAGTCAGTGCCAGTGTCATCACCGCCAGTGTTGTCAGGTCAGTCAATGCCATATCTTTGTATCAGTCAGCAGCAGTGTTGCTAA
- the LOC136244429 gene encoding uncharacterized protein, whose amino-acid sequence MSSHQSGVQSQNEHLQDSKSNAVVDYTEGSYHFPVTDVHKEKQKCNEKTKETSRIQERNNTEMPQWTSFIQDAHVDHGFIHGVIKNETELEKLLELHSRATLSDYISRYIAQT is encoded by the exons ATGTCTTCACATCAGTCTGGTGTGCAGTCCCAAAATGAACATCTGCAAGATAGCAAA TCAAACGCAGTTGTTGATTATACTGAGGGAAGCTATCATTTCCCTGTTACCGATGTCCATAAAGAGAAACAA AAATGTAATGAGAAAACTAAGGAAACATCACGAATTCAAGAAAGAAATAACACAG AGATGCCACAGTGGACTAGTTTTATTCAAGATGCTCATGTAGATCATGGTTTTATACATGGTGTAATCAAAAATGAAACTGAACTTGAGAAGTTATTAGAGCTTCACAGTCGTGCCACTTTATCTGACTACATTAGCAGGTATATTGCACAAACATAA
- the LOC136244428 gene encoding uncharacterized protein, which translates to MTLYHRRLKALYKSDVYKKNVRVQTYLQRNWLGCVKRWCDAFRKPGLHASIKTNNGVEALNKLFKAYYNNLCTDKTLSGLCELIINSFLPDLLQKYTTANTKFLSEFKLYDPSIPAYLHNRPHNFIKHCMQHINSAKSDFHSGDVALQGSTTFLVKSKGAVDIIDAAKKWWYNVELGSDSVFPSCECADFQRNYLPCKHFFAIFHLMPGYSWESLPQYFLNNTFVTIDDSFILHCTDKKYSSTSYHNTTEDTSEILCSNDALDTDSTSSNETITETFNEPHGIVNSVDAYDNGSNASLDLSPSPQNEQRPSQSVKIMSEKLRSNLTLLVDFSYTSKDYESVKNINNQIIKVLRNAMITLPTKENLPLRCSLKKKKHASITTKKYSNLRSLPMKSVIKN; encoded by the exons ATGACACTATATCATCGTAGACTGAAGGCTCTGTACAAAAGTGATGTTTATAAGAAGAATGTACGTGTGCAAACATACCTCCAGAGAAATTGGCTAGGATGTGTTAAG CGTTGGTGTGATGCATTTCGTAAGCCTGGCCTTCATGCGAGTATCAAGACCAACAATGGAGTTGAGGCCCTCAACAAGTTATTCAAAGCGTATTATAACAATCTTTGTACAGACAAAACGCTCAGTGGATTATGCGAATTGATAATAAATAGTTTTCTACCAGACTTACTCCAGAAGTACACTACTGCAAACACTAAATTTTTATCTGAATTTAAACTTTACGATCCAAGTATTCCTGCCTACTTACATAACCGACCCCATAATTTCATTAAACACTGTATGCAGCACATAAACTCAGCTAAGTCAGATTTTCATTCAGGAGATGTTGCTCTACAAGGATCAACAACATTTTTAGTCAAATCGAAAGGGGCTGTAGACATCATTGATGCTGCAAAGAAATGGTGGTACAATGTTGAACTGGGCAGTGATTCAGTTTTCCCTAGCTGTGAATGTGCAGACTTCCAACGGAACTATCTTCCATGCAAACACTTCTTTGCCATTTTTCATCTAATGCCAGGGTATTCATGGGAATCCTTACCACAATATTTCCTAAACAACACTTTTGTAACAATAGATGATTCATTTATCTTGCACTGCACTGATAAGAAATACTCTAGCACTTCTTACCACAACACAACTGAAGATACGTCTGAAATTCTTTGTAGTAATGATGCTCTGGATACAGACTCTACATCTAGCAATGAAACAATTACCGAAACCTTTAACGAACCACATGGTATAGTGAATAGTGTTGATGCTTATGACAATGGGTCCAATGCTAGCTTAGATCTGTCACCATCACCACAAAATGAGCAAAGGCCTTCACAGTCAGTAAAGATCATGTCTGAAAAGCTACGTTCCAACTTGACACTGTTAGTTGATTTTTCATATACCAGTAAAGATTATGAAAGTGTTAAAAATATCAACAATCAAATTATTAAAGTACTTCGTAATGCTATGATTACCTTGCCAACTAAAGAAAACCTACCTCTACGATGTTCACTTAAGAAAAAGAAACATGCCTCTATTACAACTAAAAAGTATTCCAATCTACGTAGTTTACCAATGAAAAGCGTAATAAAAAACTAA